CAGGTAAATTTGATTGCTGCTGAAGATACGCGTACCGCACGCAAGCTGCTTAACGCATATGATATAAAGACGCCGCTGACCAGCTATCACGAGCATAATAAGCGTGCTAAGCTTGGTTATCTCTTGGACTGCCTTAAGGAAAAGGATGTGGCTTTGGTCTCCGAAGCGGGAATGCCGGGATTGAGCGATCCTGGCTATGAGCTTATTGCCACAGCTATTGAGCACGGGATTCCTGTGGTGCCTGTTCCTGGTGCCTCGGCGGTAATTACGGCTCTGGTGGTTTCCGGGCTGCCGGCTAATCAGTTTCTATACCTCGGCTTTTTGCCCCGTCGCAAGGGAGCCAGGCGGCGCCTTTTCAAGTCCTTGGCCGATGAACCGTGGACTTTGGTTGCTTTTGAAGCGCCGCATCGTCTTTTGGAGACATTGAGCGATGCTCTGGGGGTCTTTGGGAATAGGAAAGTGGCTGTCTGCCGTGAGCTTACTAAGGTTTATGAGGAAGTGTTCAGGGGTATATTGAGCCAGGCGATAGAGCATTTTGGCCAGCCCAGGGGTGAGTTTACAGTGGTCATCGAGGGTAAAGCAAGACAGGAACCTGAGATCAGCCAGCAAGTTGAAAAGGAACTCCGTAAGCTTTATGAGCAGGGAGCTGGTGCTAAGGAGGCAGTAGCCCGGCTGTCTGAGGCCAGCGGTGTATCGAAAAAGAAACTTTATCAAGCGTGGTTAAAGGCGACTAAAGGAGATTGAAAATGAATCGTGGATGTGTTGCTGCAGGCGAAATCAAATGTGATAGTTGTCAGAGCCTTATCGAGCAGGGACAGCGGTATTTGGTCACGGAGGAGAAAGAAGGTGAGAAGTCGCGTTTATGCGTAGAATGTTGTTTAGCCAAAGGCTACGCCGCTCACGTAAAGGAAAAGGGCGAACAGGTGCTGACCTTTTTCCCAACAAAAGTGGATTCAGAGTAGAATCCAGGATTAGAATTTTAATCATGAGGCGTAATAATGACTGAGACTGTTTTTATTGGGGTTGCCTGGCCTTATGCCAATGGTTCGCTTCATCTGGGGCATATCGCTGGGGCTTACCTGCCGGCGGATATCTTCGCTCGGTATCATCGGCTCAAGGGTGATAAGGTTTTGATGGTTTCAGGTAGTGACCAGCACGGGACGCCAATTACTCTGCGCGCCGAGCAGGAAAAGAAGTCCCCTCGGGAGATAGTGAGCAAATATCA
This genomic interval from Chloroflexota bacterium contains the following:
- the rsmI gene encoding 16S rRNA (cytidine(1402)-2'-O)-methyltransferase, which translates into the protein MTALYIVATPIGNLEDVSLRALRLLKQVNLIAAEDTRTARKLLNAYDIKTPLTSYHEHNKRAKLGYLLDCLKEKDVALVSEAGMPGLSDPGYELIATAIEHGIPVVPVPGASAVITALVVSGLPANQFLYLGFLPRRKGARRRLFKSLADEPWTLVAFEAPHRLLETLSDALGVFGNRKVAVCRELTKVYEEVFRGILSQAIEHFGQPRGEFTVVIEGKARQEPEISQQVEKELRKLYEQGAGAKEAVARLSEASGVSKKKLYQAWLKATKGD